GCAGATATAGTGTAGTAAATGAAGCTAGAAGAACACGTGAAATCAGAAACACAAAGTTTAGAAAAATACATGTACTAGCCATCGTTTCCATGGTCGCTGAAGGATCGCAGTACTCGTTCTGCAAACTGGTACTGGCCGAGTATCACTCTGTGCCTTACGACATATGCCGGGTGTGATTTGCACtccttttttgtatttgtttctGTCTGATACGGACTACCTTGCCAACACTCTCTCACCAATTTTCCAGCAAAAGAGACAAGGCACAGCCTGCATCTCCTGTTATGCTCCTTGATCTCTCAAGTAGCAGATTTAGCTGATAGACATTGTACCTTGCTGACAGCCTATAGTGGCGCGAAAACTCTCGCTCGGGCATGTGcaaatttgaaattttttttttcaccttcgctCCATTTCGATTCGCGGGAATGGGCGGCGCGTTCATTGCCCTTTCTCGCCTACTggcttctgttcttttttttttggctacagACGTTGTGGCGAGGATCACGACCACACTCTCGCGTCGCGAGTGCGGTACTTAGTGTAGGAGAACAGACAAGCCTAAAGTTTGCCTTTATGTTCGCTTTGGTTCGATACAAGAGAAAGGGCAACGTCTTCTGGCCATTCTCACTGTGTTCtactctttgtgtgtgtgtgtgttgtgtgtgtgtgtgtgtgtgtgtgtgtgtgtgtgtgtgtgtgtgtgtgtgtgtgtgtgtgtgtgcgtgcgtgtgtgcgtgtgtgtgtgtgtgtgtgtgtgtgtgtgtgtgtgtgtgtgtgtgtgtgtgtgtgtgtgtgtgtgtgtgtgtgtgtgtgtgtgtgtgtgtgtgtgtgtgtgtgtgtgtgttcgcagcAGACGATAAAAGTTGTGGCGAGGGTCACGACCACTCTCTCGCATCCAGAAGGCACCTCGCCCCGTGAGAGCCTTCTGCTGCAGTGGAGCAGACGAACAGCCAAACAACTTCCTGGTGATGAGCCGCGCGCGCCAAGTAAACACACAGACCAGAAATCTTGGACCCTTTGTATTTAACGCGGGCGCAGCGGGGTGCTTTATAATCTCCAGACTCGCAACGGGGAAGCAGCGATACTTACTTCGAAGGTGCGTACACCGCTTTGCGCTTCGAATAGCGTGAGTGCTTCTCTATGCTGGCACTTGCTATTGTAGCCGCCTATAGCTTGTCTCGAAGTTGtgtggcaactttttttttttttttgctaggtgAGTTAGACTCATGTCTCTTTGTACGACTAACCTATCTGTCTGGCAGGTCTCGACCCGCTTAACTGCTCCTCTTGCGCACTACTCGGTTATCTCTACGGGCAGGTCCCAAAGCGCGGGGGAAATGGCGATGTTGTTTATTTAGTTTTTGCACACTCGGCAGTCAAATCGGTGCACTTCATTGGAGTACCGTAAGCTAAGCTGTGTGCTCATTCGCTGTCGTCCTTGCAGAGTAATATATTGCGATAAAAAGACAGATAGTGTGGGCGGTAGAATAGTGTGTTAAGCGTGAAACCAGGGTTTTATAACATTCACTTTAATTCTTCCAGGTAACTAATCACACTGCGCACTGACGTAAGAGGCTGCGAAATGGGTGCTGGACCCAAATATCCAGGCGCAATTTTGTTCGTGTACGGCAACATTGTCCGTTGTCTATCGGTCCACGCGTATAATGCACCGGTCGATCAGACCGATCGACCGATGCGCtaaaaagtggatgggaaaacgccGCCGCGGTAACTCAGTTAGTTAGCCCATCGGACGCATAAtgggaagacgtgggatcgttcccccctGCGCCAGGTTGTttcttcgtccactttcattgccattactttattatttctttattccaattagtaagtacaagtaatttcccttatgctgtccttggtgtctttgttttttggcttctcatgatgCGATTAacaaaaatctggcccctcgatTAATCTCTTTTCTTCTTGTACAGATATACATATAAGAACAGGTGAACGCGCAGACAGGTTAAGCACACGCAGCGCACCTGTCGTTCTCCTAGACATAAGGAAGGCCTCACCACGTGTGTTCCTGAATCATCGGAGCTTCGCACCACCACGAATAATGCATGCGCCCAGGTACAAGACGGAGCAAATGTTGCAGCTACCCAGGCCGTATGTCGCGTTTACCTTCGATAAAGACTGCGTGCACTTTTTTCCCTTACATTTTCGCGTTTAAATGTATGCTACTTCTATGAACGTGCACGTAAGGCACTTGCAGGGGGCCATCACAAAACCCGTCGTGTGATGGGCCTATCAGATGTAAAACGCAGTCAATCAATGTCCGGCACCTTGTTTTAGATTACCATAGAATGGACCACTTGCGCTGAGTTAGCTATTACACGGACTGACCACGGTCGTACGCAGGCAAACCTCTCTGGCAAAGAGCCACACAATGGGCCTCTGCATTTTCCCTCTCTCCTTGCTGAGTGTCCTGGCTTTCGCCAACGGAGGCCAGTTCAGCCAGAGACTGGACGCGCCCATCTCAACGTACGGCTGGACGCCGCTCATTCCCGTGTCGACCGGATCCGTGAGCCGGTCACAGAACGGACGAGTATACACAACGCCGTATCAGGTCAGCTCACCGCAACAGGTGGCCTACCAACAAGACAGGGGCAACGGTGCAATCGACAACGCTCCAAGACAGTTCAGCGCCAGCAGCCCGCAGTCTAGGACCATCACTGCCTCCATAACCTGGCCACCGGACCAGTCCGCACAACGGCAGCCTCAGCCACAGCCTgagccgcagcctgagccgcagcCTGAGCCCGGACCTGCATTGCCACCTCAAGGTGAGGTGGTCGGTCCCGGACTGCCGGACGAAGACATTGCAGTGCCGGAAACAGATCCGCCCGTCCTGGAAACATTCAATGGCCGCCCCGAAGACGACCGGGTGGTCAAGACAACGCTGAAGACGCCGCTGTCGCACGGCTACGTTGTCGCCCTCGTGAAAAAGCCCAACCACCTCAAGTCTTACTTCAAGTCTAAGATTCCTGAAGCAGTGAGGGACGACCAGCCGGCCTTCTTCGTGTACGTACCACCCACCCGACGAGGAGCTGCGCCGACGTTGCAGTCTCGCGGTCCTCAACTGAGAGCCAACAACCGAGGACCGTCGCAGAGGCAGTACCAGAGGCCATTCGGCAGAACCAGCGCTGTCCCGAGGTACGTCTTGCCTCTCTTCGGCCAGCCGTTCGCCGTGACCCACGTTCAAGGGCTGAGGACTCCGGCCATGCCAGCAGTCTTGGTTTACGTTCCTCCGGAGGGTCATTTCAGCGTGCCACTTCCCGCGAACCCATCGCTGTCCCTGAACGCCCTGCTGGAACACTCCAAGCCCGCTCCCGTGCTGTCCAAAGCGTTCCTCGACTCGACGGCACCGCCAGACGCGCCCTGGTTCTCTCAAAGCCTCGAAGCCACGCCCGAAGAAATCATTAAGCTCACTCTGTCCCAACTGGGAAAATTTCATGCCTAGTACATTCTTTTAAATAAAATGAACAAAGAAACTGTTTCCAACAATTTCAGAAATGGCACGGAGGAGCGCATAAGCTTTTGACAGGCAGTTCACCGAGCGCACGTTCCCATCATGACGCTGACAAAATGGGAAATATGTTTTGTATTTAAAACGCCGATTGGCTTAACTCAAGCAGTGGTCACGCAACACGACAACGTCACTGGCACTAATTTTAAGGGCAACGTAGATGTGTTCTGATTAACAGTATATACTTATTTAATCACTGAAACTGCAAATTACCAATTCCTGTACTCAGTTTCATACGTAGTTGAGACATTCAGCCCCTCTACTACGACTATTACAGAATTGTGCTAGCTGGTAGTTGTAACTGGTAGTTATAATAACCTTACGGCTTGATTAAGG
The sequence above is a segment of the Dermacentor variabilis isolate Ectoservices chromosome 7, ASM5094787v1, whole genome shotgun sequence genome. Coding sequences within it:
- the LOC142588512 gene encoding uncharacterized protein LOC142588512, which codes for MGLCIFPLSLLSVLAFANGGQFSQRLDAPISTYGWTPLIPVSTGSVSRSQNGRVYTTPYQVSSPQQVAYQQDRGNGAIDNAPRQFSASSPQSRTITASITWPPDQSAQRQPQPQPEPQPEPQPEPGPALPPQGEVVGPGLPDEDIAVPETDPPVLETFNGRPEDDRVVKTTLKTPLSHGYVVALVKKPNHLKSYFKSKIPEAVRDDQPAFFVYVPPTRRGAAPTLQSRGPQLRANNRGPSQRQYQRPFGRTSAVPRYVLPLFGQPFAVTHVQGLRTPAMPAVLVYVPPEGHFSVPLPANPSLSLNALLEHSKPAPVLSKAFLDSTAPPDAPWFSQSLEATPEEIIKLTLSQLGKFHA